A single region of the Streptococcus sanguinis genome encodes:
- a CDS encoding PTS lactose/cellobiose transporter subunit IIA: MEMIVADQIIMGLILDAGDAKQHIYQALSLAKDGKFSECDEQIELADKALLEAHNLQTKFLAQEAGGTKTEITALFVHSQDHLMTSITEINLIKEIIDLRRELQGEK, translated from the coding sequence ATGGAAATGATTGTAGCAGATCAAATTATCATGGGTCTTATCTTAGACGCTGGTGATGCCAAGCAGCATATTTATCAAGCTTTATCACTAGCTAAAGATGGTAAGTTTTCAGAATGCGATGAGCAGATTGAGCTTGCAGATAAGGCGCTGTTAGAGGCCCATAACTTGCAGACCAAGTTCCTAGCTCAGGAAGCTGGAGGAACGAAAACAGAGATTACAGCACTGTTTGTTCATTCTCAAGATCATTTGATGACTAGCATTACAGAGATTAACCTCATCAAAGAAATCATCGACTTGAGAAGAGAATTACAAGGGGA
- a CDS encoding sugar-binding transcriptional regulator: MKNERKKLLAKIAYLYYIEERSQSDIAAETGIYRTTISRMLAEAKKEGIVKIEIEDFDTRLFHLENYVKEKYGLKGIEIVSNLVDESPADLEERLAQAAAGMLRSLIKDNDKVGFSWGKSLSLLVEHSSSKHLTNVHFFPLAGGPSHIHARYHVNTLIYSMAGKYHGDCRFMNSTIIQENEQLTNGILASKYFEDLKSSWQELDVAVVGIGGQVDTRNRQWLDMLTSEDFLSLESQDAVGEICCRFFNKKGEMVYQHLQNRTIAISLENLKKVPLSLAFAYGSQKSAAILAVLRAGYVNHLVTDEATILKMLDLDGDRSFFTS, from the coding sequence ATGAAAAATGAAAGAAAAAAACTATTGGCAAAAATTGCTTATCTCTACTACATAGAAGAAAGAAGCCAGTCTGACATTGCGGCTGAGACAGGGATTTATCGCACCACTATCAGCCGAATGCTGGCAGAAGCTAAAAAAGAAGGCATTGTGAAGATTGAGATCGAAGATTTCGATACCCGCTTGTTCCATTTGGAAAACTATGTAAAAGAAAAATACGGGCTCAAGGGAATCGAAATTGTCAGTAACTTAGTGGATGAATCTCCAGCAGACCTGGAAGAGAGGTTGGCTCAAGCTGCTGCAGGTATGCTACGCAGCCTGATTAAAGACAATGATAAAGTGGGATTTTCTTGGGGAAAGAGCTTGAGCCTTTTAGTAGAGCACTCTAGCAGCAAGCATTTGACAAATGTCCATTTCTTTCCTTTGGCAGGTGGACCGAGTCATATCCATGCACGCTACCATGTGAATACCCTCATCTATAGCATGGCTGGAAAATACCATGGAGACTGCCGTTTTATGAATTCTACGATTATTCAGGAGAATGAGCAACTGACAAATGGAATATTGGCTTCTAAATATTTTGAAGATCTGAAAAGCAGCTGGCAGGAGCTGGATGTGGCTGTGGTTGGTATTGGAGGGCAGGTTGACACGAGAAATCGTCAATGGCTGGACATGCTGACCTCGGAGGATTTTCTTTCTCTAGAGAGTCAGGATGCTGTCGGAGAAATCTGCTGTCGCTTCTTTAATAAAAAAGGGGAGATGGTCTACCAGCATTTGCAAAATCGAACGATTGCCATCTCTTTGGAAAATTTGAAAAAGGTGCCGCTTAGTTTGGCTTTTGCCTATGGCAGTCAAAAATCTGCTGCTATCTTAGCGGTGTTGCGAGCTGGCTATGTCAATCATTTGGTTACGGATGAAGCGACGATTCTAAAAATGCTTGACTTGGACGGAGATAGGAGTTTCTTCACTTCTTAA
- a CDS encoding DeoR/GlpR family DNA-binding transcription regulator produces MERLDEIVKLVSEFERIDVNTLSDRLKVSKVTIRKDLDKLETKGLLRREHGYAVLNSGDDLNVRLSFHYDTKRRIAQEAAKIVQDNETIMIESGSTCALLAEEICRTKKNVKIITNSYFIADYIKQTDSCKIILLGGEFQKDSQVTVGPLLKEMIRFFHVEHAFVGTDGYDENLGFTGKDLMRSEVVQYMSEASDRMIVLTDSSKFTRKGTVKRFGFKQIAQVVTDKAIPKEAVERLKAADIKLTLI; encoded by the coding sequence ATGGAACGTTTAGATGAAATTGTTAAATTAGTATCTGAATTTGAACGAATTGATGTCAATACTTTATCTGACCGCTTAAAAGTGTCCAAAGTAACGATTCGCAAAGACTTGGATAAGCTAGAAACCAAAGGTCTGCTACGCAGAGAGCATGGCTATGCTGTTTTAAATAGCGGCGATGATCTGAATGTCAGGCTTTCCTTTCATTATGATACCAAGCGCCGAATTGCCCAGGAAGCAGCAAAAATCGTTCAGGATAATGAAACCATTATGATTGAATCTGGATCGACCTGTGCCTTGCTAGCTGAGGAAATCTGCCGAACGAAGAAGAATGTCAAGATTATTACCAATTCTTATTTTATTGCGGATTATATAAAACAAACTGATTCTTGTAAAATTATCTTACTGGGCGGAGAATTTCAGAAAGATTCTCAAGTGACAGTAGGGCCTCTTCTCAAGGAAATGATCCGCTTTTTCCACGTAGAACATGCTTTTGTCGGAACAGATGGCTATGATGAAAATCTAGGCTTTACCGGCAAGGATCTGATGCGAAGTGAGGTTGTACAGTATATGTCAGAGGCATCTGACCGGATGATTGTCTTGACGGACTCAAGCAAGTTCACCAGAAAAGGGACGGTTAAGAGATTTGGCTTTAAGCAGATTGCCCAAGTGGTGACTGACAAGGCGATTCCTAAAGAGGCTGTTGAGCGCTTGAAAGCTGCCGATATCAAACTGACTCTGATCTAG
- a CDS encoding glycyl-radical enzyme activating protein, with amino-acid sequence METTKGIIFNIQHFSIHDGPGIRTTVFLKGCPLRCPWCSNPESQQFRPEPMLDATTKKSITMGEERSVEEIINEVLKDRDFYEESGGGLTLSGGEIFAQFEFAKTILKAAKEKGIHTAIETTAFVEHEKFVDLIQYVDFIYTDLKHYNSVNHRKVTGVKNELIVQNIHYAFTHQKTIVLRIPVIPDFNDSLEDAERFATLFNELSIDQVQLLPFHQFGENKYKLLGRKYAMEDVKALHPEDLFEYQDVFLKHDINCYF; translated from the coding sequence ATGGAAACAACAAAAGGAATTATTTTCAACATCCAACATTTCAGTATTCATGATGGACCAGGGATTCGTACAACGGTTTTCCTCAAGGGCTGTCCTCTACGCTGCCCTTGGTGCTCCAATCCAGAATCACAGCAATTCAGACCCGAGCCTATGCTGGATGCTACTACCAAAAAAAGCATCACTATGGGGGAGGAAAGAAGTGTCGAGGAGATTATCAACGAAGTCCTAAAAGACAGAGATTTTTATGAAGAATCTGGCGGCGGCCTAACCTTATCTGGCGGAGAGATTTTCGCCCAGTTTGAATTTGCCAAGACCATTCTCAAAGCCGCTAAGGAAAAAGGGATTCATACCGCTATTGAAACAACTGCCTTTGTAGAACATGAAAAATTCGTGGATCTCATCCAGTACGTTGATTTTATCTATACAGACCTGAAACATTATAACTCTGTCAACCACCGCAAGGTGACTGGAGTAAAAAACGAATTAATTGTTCAGAATATCCACTACGCCTTCACTCATCAAAAGACGATTGTTCTGCGCATTCCTGTCATTCCAGATTTTAATGACTCTTTAGAAGATGCAGAGCGGTTTGCGACTTTGTTTAATGAACTATCCATCGATCAAGTCCAGCTGCTGCCTTTCCATCAATTTGGCGAAAATAAATACAAATTACTAGGCCGAAAGTATGCCATGGAAGATGTCAAGGCCTTGCACCCCGAAGACTTATTTGAATACCAAGATGTCTTTTTGAAGCATGACATTAATTGCTACTTTTAG
- a CDS encoding glycosyltransferase family 2 protein: protein MSQELISVIIPVYNVEQYLAECVNSVCRQTYQNLEIILVNDGSTDASGQICQELADQDARIRLIHQDNQGLSGARNTGIEHSSADYLIFVDSDDWLPEQHVARLYEKLKEYDADIAIGHHCSFRAEDSAFLYYSTEHFETLYTREEIIEEYPRRRMLDGVFLCAWAKLYKRKLFDTVRYPVGRVAEDAFTTYKLYLQSEKIIYLNEPLYYYRLRPNSISMTWNEQWFRDLIIGFEEQLAILGKLGYDLSFYYKYYTFLLQYCRDSAAAVGMQSSLVYQEIESKLKLFGE, encoded by the coding sequence ATGTCTCAGGAATTAATCAGTGTTATCATCCCTGTTTACAATGTTGAGCAGTATTTAGCAGAATGTGTGAACAGCGTCTGTCGTCAGACCTATCAAAATCTGGAAATTATTCTAGTCAATGATGGTTCAACAGATGCTTCTGGTCAGATTTGCCAAGAGCTGGCTGACCAGGATGCGAGGATTCGTCTTATTCATCAGGACAATCAAGGCTTGTCCGGTGCCCGCAACACAGGGATTGAGCACTCTAGTGCAGACTATTTGATTTTTGTGGATTCGGATGACTGGCTGCCTGAGCAGCATGTTGCCCGCCTCTATGAAAAGCTGAAAGAGTACGATGCGGACATTGCCATTGGTCACCACTGTAGCTTTCGTGCAGAGGATTCAGCCTTCCTCTACTATTCGACAGAGCATTTTGAAACCCTCTATACGCGAGAAGAGATAATCGAGGAGTACCCTAGACGGCGCATGCTAGACGGTGTCTTTCTTTGTGCCTGGGCCAAGCTCTATAAACGTAAGCTCTTTGATACAGTGCGCTATCCAGTCGGCCGAGTGGCCGAAGATGCTTTTACGACTTATAAGCTGTACCTTCAGTCAGAAAAGATTATCTACCTCAATGAACCGCTCTATTACTATCGCTTGCGTCCAAATAGCATCTCCATGACTTGGAATGAGCAGTGGTTCCGAGACTTGATTATAGGTTTTGAGGAGCAGCTAGCCATTTTGGGGAAGCTGGGCTATGACCTGAGCTTCTACTACAAATACTACACTTTCCTGCTCCAGTATTGTCGCGATAGCGCTGCAGCCGTCGGTATGCAGTCCAGTTTGGTCTATCAGGAAATTGAAAGCAAACTCAAACTATTTGGAGAATAA
- a CDS encoding nuclease-related domain-containing protein: MFGFFFVAFVAVFGIVFFISYKLLEDREDRDSDWPSSQSQEPDYFQQTQTAPWELKYNKGKQGEYQLGQVLNQLYGYKKILYNLYIFKEDGTTTEIDALLIHPSGIYIFESKNYKGWIFGSENQQYWTQVLSRGRGKSYKNSFFNPIIQNKVHLKWLSYYLNQYTPNLYSYIVFGNDCQLKEIHLNSDRHKVIQTWQVIGAIDRQACQSPVYLSSEQIDDLYRMLLPLTKRKQVVKERHINHIAQNKQRREAEKICPRCQHGLVLRTAAKGSKAGQQFWGCSNFPRCRFTQKYQEPVCSPLADQVAQAPNFGQPVVQNLNQTQSNS, translated from the coding sequence ATGTTTGGATTCTTTTTCGTTGCATTTGTGGCTGTCTTTGGCATCGTCTTTTTTATCAGTTATAAGCTGCTCGAAGACAGGGAAGATAGGGACTCGGATTGGCCGTCCAGCCAAAGTCAAGAACCTGACTATTTCCAGCAAACCCAGACTGCCCCTTGGGAACTCAAATATAACAAGGGAAAACAGGGAGAATACCAGCTTGGTCAGGTCTTGAACCAGCTCTATGGCTATAAAAAGATCTTGTACAATCTCTATATCTTCAAAGAAGATGGCACTACCACTGAGATTGATGCCTTGCTGATTCATCCATCTGGGATTTACATTTTTGAGTCCAAAAACTACAAGGGCTGGATTTTCGGCTCAGAAAATCAGCAATACTGGACTCAGGTTCTTTCCAGAGGCCGAGGAAAATCCTACAAGAATTCTTTTTTCAATCCCATTATTCAAAATAAAGTCCATCTCAAATGGCTCAGCTACTATCTCAACCAATACACGCCAAATCTATATTCCTATATCGTCTTTGGCAATGACTGTCAGCTTAAGGAAATCCATCTGAACAGTGACAGACATAAGGTTATTCAGACCTGGCAAGTGATAGGAGCAATTGACCGGCAGGCCTGCCAAAGTCCAGTCTACCTGTCGTCTGAGCAGATTGACGACCTCTATCGTATGCTGCTACCTTTGACCAAGCGAAAGCAGGTCGTCAAAGAGCGCCATATTAACCACATTGCTCAGAATAAGCAGCGTAGAGAAGCAGAAAAGATCTGTCCTCGCTGCCAGCATGGATTGGTGCTCCGTACAGCAGCCAAAGGTTCTAAGGCCGGTCAGCAATTTTGGGGCTGCTCCAACTTCCCAAGATGCCGCTTTACTCAAAAATACCAAGAGCCTGTCTGCAGTCCGCTTGCCGATCAGGTTGCGCAAGCACCTAATTTTGGACAGCCTGTCGTGCAAAACCTAAACCAAACACAAAGCAACAGCTAG
- a CDS encoding LPXTG cell wall anchor domain-containing protein: MNNKFSWQVLAKSASAAKYGSGLLLCVSLLSLAALTAVSRVEAEDVAPAPAAVAERPASPAPQASPEAENPAVAEPQAAPANQVESATAASELPANQVMSDEQKQRAIAQMGANQGDVWVWSEENVVEENGERQKRGPNGGPGQFNGGAVVLGGRPTYDPAADWYYLAYKGEGMTDEEAQAVFDKERGKWMNEFDPWGVVMEMTDNKASNAWADIRNMQAFVLRKDSNVWEKIVDHPQGVQWVSQFKGNMSSNVGDARQEALAGGGTAIEVLPKQDRVAHWGSDQARDIPSPQTIRAVLVSVEARISEKSDPDAKLGIQVGGDWKFAEEVSKPLWYPGAGLAGIQRLTKDWARYYFVSLTGIQDAVEERAISQDVFMKSIVPLADMEQATQNQAQQPTPAKPNPKGSQAENLTYKASGQTDPQEASQESTLQQASSKQLPKTGSQSSLLTNLLGLGLLGLGAGFLGLKKKS, encoded by the coding sequence ATGAATAATAAGTTTTCTTGGCAAGTCCTAGCAAAATCTGCTTCTGCTGCCAAGTATGGAAGTGGCTTGCTGCTATGTGTTTCCCTCTTGTCCTTAGCAGCTTTGACAGCTGTATCAAGAGTTGAAGCAGAAGATGTTGCGCCTGCCCCTGCCGCAGTGGCTGAAAGGCCGGCTTCTCCAGCACCGCAAGCAAGTCCTGAGGCTGAAAATCCAGCTGTGGCTGAACCCCAAGCAGCTCCTGCAAATCAGGTCGAATCGGCTACAGCCGCTAGCGAGTTGCCAGCCAATCAGGTCATGTCCGATGAGCAGAAGCAGCGCGCCATTGCTCAGATGGGAGCCAATCAAGGGGATGTCTGGGTTTGGTCGGAGGAAAATGTCGTTGAAGAAAATGGGGAGCGTCAAAAGCGCGGTCCTAATGGTGGCCCCGGCCAATTTAATGGCGGAGCCGTCGTGTTAGGCGGCCGTCCGACTTATGACCCAGCGGCTGATTGGTACTACCTAGCTTATAAAGGCGAAGGGATGACCGACGAAGAAGCACAGGCTGTCTTTGACAAGGAACGTGGCAAATGGATGAATGAATTTGATCCTTGGGGCGTTGTGATGGAAATGACGGACAATAAGGCCAGCAATGCATGGGCGGATATTCGTAACATGCAGGCTTTTGTGCTCCGGAAGGATTCCAATGTCTGGGAGAAAATTGTGGATCACCCTCAAGGAGTTCAATGGGTTTCTCAATTCAAGGGGAATATGTCCAGCAACGTAGGAGATGCCCGGCAGGAAGCCTTGGCTGGCGGGGGTACAGCTATTGAGGTATTACCTAAGCAGGATCGAGTTGCCCACTGGGGCTCTGATCAAGCCCGTGATATTCCAAGTCCTCAAACTATTCGGGCTGTTTTAGTTTCTGTAGAAGCTCGTATTTCTGAAAAATCTGACCCGGATGCCAAGCTTGGTATTCAAGTTGGCGGTGACTGGAAGTTTGCTGAAGAAGTGAGTAAGCCGCTCTGGTATCCAGGAGCTGGTCTGGCTGGTATTCAGCGACTGACCAAGGATTGGGCGCGTTACTATTTTGTCAGTCTCACTGGTATTCAAGATGCAGTCGAAGAAAGGGCCATTTCACAGGATGTATTTATGAAGAGTATCGTGCCGCTGGCCGATATGGAGCAAGCCACCCAAAATCAAGCTCAGCAGCCAACCCCTGCAAAGCCTAATCCAAAGGGTAGCCAAGCAGAAAATCTTACCTACAAAGCAAGCGGCCAGACGGATCCTCAAGAAGCGTCCCAAGAGTCAACTCTTCAACAAGCTTCTTCCAAACAACTGCCTAAGACCGGCAGCCAAAGCAGTCTATTGACCAATCTGCTTGGACTCGGGCTCTTAGGGCTGGGAGCTGGCTTCCTTGGCCTGAAGAAAAAATCTTAG
- a CDS encoding aldo/keto reductase, with protein sequence MKYMTVGNELEGASQLILGCMRLAEHDPKEVVSVLETALEVGINFFDHSDVYAGGQSEAKFAQALSSAKIPRDRVLIQSKCGLRDVHTNYHFDFSKDYIISSVEGSLKRLQTDYLDVLLLHRPDALVEPEDVAEAFSQLHQAGKVRYFGVSNQNPYQIELLQKSVEQPLIANQLQFGPAHTPMLDAGLNANMLNPLAIVRDGSVLDYCRLHHITIQPWSPFQVDLNQGLFMEHPKYTQLTETLHAFASDYQVSFEALVLAWILRHPAQMQPIVGSMNPQRIRSMVAAFDIELSRADWYKIYKSAGNPLP encoded by the coding sequence ATGAAATATATGACAGTCGGAAATGAACTGGAAGGAGCCAGTCAGCTGATTTTGGGTTGCATGCGACTGGCAGAACATGATCCTAAAGAGGTCGTTTCCGTTCTTGAAACAGCATTAGAAGTGGGAATTAATTTCTTTGACCACTCAGATGTCTATGCTGGCGGCCAGTCTGAAGCTAAGTTTGCGCAGGCTCTTAGCTCAGCTAAGATTCCCCGGGACCGAGTTCTCATCCAGTCCAAGTGCGGACTGCGGGATGTTCATACCAACTACCATTTTGACTTTTCTAAGGATTATATCATCAGCTCGGTTGAAGGCAGCTTGAAGCGTTTGCAGACAGACTATCTGGATGTGCTCCTCCTGCACCGGCCAGATGCTCTTGTGGAACCGGAAGATGTGGCTGAAGCTTTTTCACAGCTGCACCAAGCTGGGAAGGTCCGCTATTTCGGAGTCAGCAATCAAAATCCTTATCAGATTGAGCTGCTGCAGAAGAGTGTGGAGCAGCCCTTAATTGCCAACCAACTACAGTTTGGTCCAGCCCATACTCCGATGCTGGACGCTGGGCTCAATGCCAATATGCTCAATCCTTTAGCAATCGTTCGGGATGGTAGTGTACTGGACTATTGTCGATTGCATCATATCACGATTCAGCCTTGGTCACCATTTCAGGTTGACTTGAACCAGGGACTTTTTATGGAGCATCCTAAATATACTCAGCTTACAGAAACTCTGCATGCCTTTGCGTCAGACTATCAAGTTTCTTTTGAAGCCTTAGTTCTCGCCTGGATTTTGCGTCATCCAGCACAAATGCAGCCGATTGTTGGCTCCATGAATCCACAGCGAATTCGCTCAATGGTGGCTGCTTTTGATATTGAGCTCTCTCGAGCTGACTGGTATAAGATTTATAAGAGCGCGGGAAATCCTCTGCCCTAA
- a CDS encoding glycoside hydrolase family 35 protein → MAKFEIKEEFYLDGKPFKILSGAIQYFRLHPDQWRDTLYNLKALGFNTVETYIPWALHEPQEGQFQAEGMLDFEAYFKLVEEMGLYLIVRPTPYICAEFDFGGLPAWLLRYPSMRLRVNHPLFLEKVSHFYDWLFPKLLPYQSDQGGPILMMQVENEYGSYAEDKAYMRSIAQMMKVRGVTVPLFTSDGTWIEALESGTLIEDDIFVTGNFGSQPKENTDNLRAFMERYGKKWPLMCTEFWDGWFSRWSEEIVRREAEDLAQDVKEMLQLGSMNLFLLRGGTNFGFISGCSARKTKDLPQITSYDFDAPITEWGQPTEKYYAVQRVTHEVFPELEQMEPISRQAKAYGSFPLLGTANLLDVAADITEEILLDYPQPMEQIGQNHGYILYRSDIKNQYHEERLKALETHDRCHFYVNQEHLATQYREEIGDEMLFSADTERIQIDVMVENMGRVNYGYKLGAPSQSKGVKGGIMINHQFRKGWKHYALKFDQEMLAKLDCYSAPPESVKAPTFYRFEAELDDIADTFIDCSKYGKGCISVNGFNLGRYWNEGPIHYLYVPSGLLKEKNEFIVFETENVKIEELTLLDHPVYKK, encoded by the coding sequence ATGGCAAAATTTGAAATTAAAGAAGAATTTTACTTGGATGGCAAGCCTTTTAAGATTTTATCGGGAGCTATTCAGTATTTCCGGCTTCATCCAGACCAGTGGCGAGATACCCTTTACAATCTCAAAGCTCTAGGCTTTAATACGGTAGAAACCTATATTCCTTGGGCATTGCATGAGCCTCAGGAAGGACAGTTTCAGGCAGAGGGCATGCTGGATTTTGAAGCATACTTCAAGTTGGTTGAGGAGATGGGGCTTTATCTCATTGTCCGGCCGACGCCTTACATCTGTGCAGAGTTTGACTTTGGCGGCCTGCCGGCTTGGCTCTTGAGATATCCTTCGATGCGCCTGCGGGTCAATCATCCGCTTTTTCTGGAAAAGGTCAGTCATTTTTATGACTGGCTCTTTCCCAAGCTTCTGCCCTATCAGAGTGATCAAGGCGGCCCTATCCTCATGATGCAGGTGGAAAATGAATACGGTTCTTACGCCGAGGACAAGGCCTACATGCGCAGCATTGCGCAGATGATGAAGGTTCGTGGCGTTACGGTTCCCCTCTTTACTTCTGATGGGACATGGATAGAGGCTTTGGAATCTGGAACCTTGATTGAGGATGATATTTTTGTGACGGGGAATTTTGGCTCTCAGCCCAAGGAAAATACAGACAATCTACGAGCTTTCATGGAGCGCTATGGCAAGAAATGGCCTCTTATGTGTACTGAGTTTTGGGACGGCTGGTTCAGCCGCTGGAGCGAGGAAATCGTTCGGCGAGAGGCAGAAGATTTGGCCCAGGATGTCAAAGAAATGCTGCAGTTGGGCAGTATGAACCTCTTTCTACTGAGAGGGGGGACCAATTTTGGTTTTATCAGCGGCTGTTCGGCCCGCAAGACCAAGGATTTGCCGCAGATTACCTCCTATGATTTTGACGCTCCTATTACTGAGTGGGGACAGCCGACCGAGAAATACTACGCTGTTCAGCGGGTGACCCACGAGGTCTTTCCCGAGCTTGAGCAGATGGAGCCGATTAGCCGACAAGCCAAGGCCTATGGCAGTTTTCCACTGCTTGGTACTGCAAATCTGCTGGATGTGGCAGCGGATATCACAGAGGAAATTCTGCTGGATTATCCGCAGCCTATGGAGCAGATTGGGCAGAATCATGGCTATATTCTCTACCGTTCTGATATCAAAAATCAATACCATGAGGAAAGGCTCAAGGCATTGGAGACTCATGACCGCTGCCATTTCTATGTCAATCAGGAGCACCTAGCTACCCAGTATCGGGAAGAAATCGGTGATGAGATGCTCTTCTCAGCTGATACCGAGCGGATTCAGATTGATGTTATGGTGGAAAATATGGGGCGGGTTAACTATGGTTACAAGCTGGGTGCACCCAGTCAATCCAAGGGAGTCAAGGGTGGTATCATGATTAACCACCAGTTCCGCAAGGGCTGGAAGCATTATGCGCTCAAGTTTGACCAGGAAATGCTGGCCAAGCTAGACTGCTACTCAGCTCCACCTGAAAGTGTCAAAGCACCGACCTTCTATCGCTTTGAAGCAGAGTTGGATGATATCGCTGACACCTTCATTGACTGCTCTAAGTATGGGAAGGGCTGTATTTCGGTCAACGGCTTCAACCTAGGCCGCTACTGGAATGAAGGGCCGATTCACTATCTCTATGTGCCGTCTGGCCTGCTTAAGGAAAAGAATGAATTTATCGTCTTTGAAACTGAAAATGTCAAGATTGAAGAGTTGACTTTGCTTGACCATCCAGTCTATAAGAAATGA
- a CDS encoding PTS sugar transporter subunit IIC encodes MQMSSLVDKWQARLMPIANKIGNQKFLVALRDSFIGTMPVIMTGSFALMVNAFLSDLPGQFGWTWISSTFQWLIDINWLVFKGSIPIVTLLFLFTFGVNIAKIYNTDKVSAGLVAVASYIITIGGSVTKTFELAGKTPGLSKAISKLPELKLDGSNLSVTINSVIPGDQISARGYFTAILIGFVSVIIFCKVMNRNWTIKLPDSVPPAIMKPFLSIIPAAIAMYVVGIATYLFNLVTGELLIDWIYKILQAPLLSLSQSFWAVLLIVFLNKIFWFFGLHGGNVLAPVMASLFGVTMLANLEAYQAGHAIPYMWTDNSFGAFVWFDAIGVAIAILWQSRNKHYREVAKLGIFPMVFNIGEPVMYGLPIVLNPIMFIPYVLTPMVMVTVAYFATSMGLVAPVTQNVTWVMPPILYGFFATAFDWRAIILSLVNIAISTAIYLPFVKMADKQEELG; translated from the coding sequence ATGCAGATGAGTAGTTTGGTTGATAAATGGCAAGCGCGTCTCATGCCTATTGCCAATAAAATCGGCAACCAAAAATTTCTGGTTGCCCTGCGGGATTCCTTTATTGGGACCATGCCTGTGATTATGACGGGCTCTTTCGCCCTCATGGTCAACGCCTTTCTATCTGATTTGCCAGGACAGTTCGGCTGGACCTGGATTTCCTCTACCTTCCAGTGGCTGATTGATATTAACTGGCTGGTATTTAAGGGCAGTATTCCTATCGTTACCCTTTTGTTCCTCTTTACCTTTGGGGTCAATATCGCTAAGATTTACAATACTGATAAGGTGTCTGCTGGTCTGGTAGCTGTTGCTTCCTATATTATTACCATTGGTGGATCAGTTACTAAAACCTTTGAGTTGGCTGGCAAAACACCAGGGCTGAGCAAGGCGATTTCAAAACTTCCGGAGCTAAAACTTGACGGCAGTAATCTGTCTGTGACGATTAACAGTGTCATTCCAGGTGACCAAATCAGTGCGCGTGGTTACTTTACTGCTATTCTGATTGGTTTTGTATCTGTCATCATCTTCTGTAAGGTCATGAATCGTAACTGGACTATCAAACTTCCAGATTCTGTTCCGCCAGCTATCATGAAGCCCTTCCTGTCTATCATTCCGGCTGCGATTGCCATGTATGTCGTGGGGATTGCAACCTACCTCTTTAATCTGGTGACAGGCGAGCTGTTGATTGACTGGATTTACAAGATTCTTCAGGCACCGCTTCTCAGCTTGTCTCAAAGTTTCTGGGCTGTGCTGCTCATTGTCTTTCTCAATAAGATTTTCTGGTTCTTCGGACTGCACGGCGGTAATGTGCTGGCGCCAGTTATGGCTAGTCTATTTGGTGTGACCATGCTGGCCAATCTGGAAGCTTATCAGGCTGGGCATGCGATTCCTTACATGTGGACGGATAATTCTTTCGGTGCTTTTGTCTGGTTTGATGCGATTGGCGTTGCCATTGCCATTCTCTGGCAATCTCGGAACAAGCACTATCGTGAAGTGGCCAAGTTGGGAATTTTCCCAATGGTCTTCAACATCGGTGAGCCGGTCATGTACGGTCTGCCAATCGTTTTGAATCCAATTATGTTTATTCCATACGTCCTGACGCCAATGGTCATGGTAACAGTAGCCTACTTTGCAACCTCTATGGGCTTGGTTGCGCCGGTTACTCAAAACGTCACCTGGGTCATGCCACCGATTCTCTACGGTTTCTTTGCGACAGCCTTCGACTGGCGGGCAATTATTCTTTCGCTGGTTAATATCGCTATTTCAACCGCTATATATCTGCCCTTTGTCAAGATGGCAGATAAACAGGAGGAGCTTGGATAG
- a CDS encoding PTS lactose/cellobiose transporter subunit IIA, producing the protein MENKDSLEVAMTLIMYGGEAKSCAIEAIAAAKKQDFDRAQERLSQAQKALLQAHHAQAEMLTKEAQGEKTELSLFMVHGQDHLMTSIAFVDLAKEIVDLHKKFDE; encoded by the coding sequence ATGGAAAATAAAGATTCCTTAGAGGTCGCTATGACCCTCATTATGTATGGCGGAGAGGCCAAGTCTTGTGCTATTGAAGCCATTGCAGCAGCTAAAAAGCAGGACTTTGACCGAGCTCAGGAGAGGCTGAGTCAGGCTCAGAAGGCCCTGCTGCAAGCCCATCACGCTCAAGCTGAAATGCTGACCAAGGAGGCACAAGGAGAAAAGACAGAACTTAGTTTATTTATGGTACATGGGCAGGATCATCTCATGACCAGTATCGCCTTTGTTGATTTGGCAAAGGAGATTGTTGATTTGCATAAAAAATTTGATGAATAG